The Lemur catta isolate mLemCat1 chromosome X, mLemCat1.pri, whole genome shotgun sequence genome has a window encoding:
- the LOC123628272 gene encoding melanoma-associated antigen B17-like, translating to MPRGHESKLRAREKRRQARGECQGLGAAEAVAAGGEEAPSCSSVVIEGASQSAPAAGIPPKAGRARATRSSASAVSGTRAERGARGQEGECPSSSGGPSSREVPQATSMGKLVQFLLQKYRMKEPIMKAEMLKIVTKKYRKHFPEILQKATLRMELVFGLYLKEVGTRGRSYELVSKLDLSSDSGLSEDGFPKNGILMPLLSVIFMKGDLAPEEEMWEFLNVLGLYDGREHFIFGEPRKLITKDLVQEKYLEYRVVPNSDPPCYEFLWGSKAHAETSMRKVLEFMADIIETRPSTFRSWYEEGWEVEEERSQTGVAARAGATAQASAPCRGQIWEFTPALEKSEIAFILKLKRAVRLLATTV from the coding sequence ATGCCTCGTGGTCACGAGAGTAAGCTCCGTGCCCGTGAGAAACGCCGCCAGGCTCGAGGCGAATGCCAAGGTCTCGGGGCTGCTGAAGCGGTTGCAGCAGGGGGAGAAGAGGCCCCATCCTGCTCCTCTGTTGTTATTGAGGGCGCTTCCCAGAGCGCCCCTGCTGCAGGCATTCCTCCGAAGGCTGGGAGAGCCCGAGCCACCCGCTCTTCTGCCTCAGCTGTTTCAGGCACCCGTGCTGAGAGAGGTGCCAGGGGCCAAGAGGGGGAATGTCCAAGCTCCTCCGGCGGCCCAAGCTCAAGGGAAGTTCCCCAGGCCACGAGTATGGGCAAGTTGGTGCAGTTTCTGCTGCAAAAGTATAGAATGAAAGAGCCCATTATGAAGGCAGAGATGCTGAAGATTGTCACCAAAAAGTATAGGAAGCACTTCCCCGAGATCCTCCAGAAAGCCACTTTGCGCATGGAGCTGGTGTTCGGCCTTTACCTGAAGGAAGTCGGCACCAGAGGTCGCTCCTATGAGCTAGTCAGCAAGCTCGACCTTTCCAGCGATAGTGGCCTGAGCGAAGACGGCTTCCCCAAGAACGGGATCCTGATGCCTCTTCTGAGCGTGATCTTTATGAAGGGTGACCTTGCCCCTGAGGAGGAGATGTGGGAGTTCCTGAATGTGTTGGGGCTGTATGATGGGCGGGAGCACTTCATCTTTGGGGAGCCTAGGAAGCTCATCACCAAAGATTTGGTGCAGGAGAAGTATCTGGAGTACCGAGTGGTGCCCAACAGCGATCCTCCCTGCTATGAGTTCCTGTGGGGTTCTAAGGCCCATGCTGAAACCAGCATGAGGAAGGTCCTAGAGTTTATGGCCGATATCATTGAAACTCGTCCCAGTACCTTCCGGTCCTGGTATGAGGAGGGTTGGGAAGTTGAGGAAGAGCGATCCCAAACCGGAGTTGCAGCCAGGGCTGGCGCCACTGCCCAGGCCAGCGCCCCCTGCAGGGGCCAAATCTGGGAGTTCACCCCAGCCTTAGAGAAGTCTGAAATAGCCTTCATTTTGAAGCTAAAAAGGGCTGTCAGGTTACTAGCTACTACGGTGTGA